The Gloeocapsa sp. DLM2.Bin57 genome has a window encoding:
- the psaK gene encoding photosystem I reaction center subunit PsaK — MLNTYLVAAATSVPTTVTWSIKVAIVMTICNIIAIAIGKYGIQQPNSGPGLPAPAFFGDMSLGALLGTMSFGHVLGAGVILGLANLGAL, encoded by the coding sequence ATGTTAAATACTTATTTAGTGGCAGCAGCTACCAGCGTACCTACTACCGTAACTTGGAGCATCAAAGTAGCTATAGTCATGACGATTTGTAATATTATAGCGATCGCCATTGGTAAATACGGGATTCAACAACCCAACTCAGGACCGGGATTACCAGCACCTGCATTTTTTGGGGATATGAGTTTAGGAGCTTTATTAGGTACAATGAGCTTTGGTCATGTACTTGGAGCAGGAGTTATCCTGGGATTAGCTAATTTAGGTGCATTATAA